GACCGCCGCGTGCCCCGGGAGGCGCCGATGTCCGACCTGGTCCTGATGATGAACGTGTCGATCGACGGGTACTTCGAGGGCCCGGGCGGAGACCTGGGGTGGCAGCTGGTCGACGACGAGCTGCACGAGCACTTCAACCGCCGCCTGGCGGCGGCGAGCGGGTTCCTGGACGGCCGGGTCACCTACGAGTTGATGGCCGGGTTCTGGCCGACCGCGGACCAGGACCCGGCCGCCTCCCCGGTCGTCGCCGAGTTCGCCCGGATCTGGCGCGAGATGCCGAAGACGGTGTACTCCCGCACCCTCCAGCACGCGGAGTGGAACACCACGATCGTCCGCAGCGTCGAGAAGGAGGAGATCATCGCGCGCAAGGCCGCGGCCCCGTCCGGCCTGGTGGTCGGCGGCGCCGGCCTCGCCGCCGAACTCCGCCGACTGGACCTGCTCGACGAGTACAGCATCTACGTCCACCCGGTGGTGCTGGGCCGCGGCCGCCCGCTGTTCGAGCCGTCCGACGACCGCACCGACCTGGTGCTGGCCGAGACCCGCACCTTCGAGAACGGGGTCGCACTGCTGCGCTACCTGCGCCGCTGACGGCCCGGCCCCGCCGGCCCGCGGTCGGGTGCCGCGTCACGGCGACCCCGCACCGGCGCTCCCGCCGCCCGCCCCGCCGGCCGGGGAGGCCGGGGAGGCCGGCGATGCCGGAGCCGACCCGGGGCCCGGGGAGGCCGGTGAACCGGACGGACCCGAGGAGCCGCCGGAAGGCTTCCCGGAGGACGGCGCCGACGAGGACCCGCCGGACGGCGTGCCCGACCCGGTCTTCCCGGAGGACGAGCCCGACCCGGAGGCGCTCGGCGACGCCGAGCCGTCCGAGCCGCCCCCGCCGACCGGGCGGCCGAACTGATGGCCCGTCTGGTCGACCAGCACGATCTCCGTCACGGGCGCGGGCGCGGGCTGCACCGTCACCACCCCGTCCGGGTTGAACGACGACCAGGCGGCGCCCGAGTACGCCCCGCCCGTACCGTTCGGCGGCAGCAGCGGGTTGCCGCAGGCGCAGCGCACCCTGGGCACGCCCTGGCTGTCCACCAGCACGGCCGTCCCGGACTGCAGGACCGCCTGGTACGGGTTCGCCTGCCCGTTGGTGAAGCCGTGGTTGGTGACCCGGGTGTCCTGGCGCAGCACCACGGGGGTGAGGCCGTGCAGGTAGGAGTCGATCTGCGAGCTGTCGATGCCTTCGACGCCGGCCCAGGCCTTCGCCTTGTCGCTGTTGCCGGTCAGGTACGCGGAGAGTTTGGGCACGTCGCAGCTGGCCACGTCGCGCGTTCCGCCGTACAGGCCGGGCTGCCCGCCGTTGACGGTGCCGCCCGAGGCGGACGGGCTGCCGGCCGTCGGCGCGGAGGCGCTGCCCCCGGCGGCCGGCGCGGAGGTGCGCGGCGAGGGGCTGGCGGGCGCGGCGGCGTTGGCCACCGACCCGGTGAACGGCGCCTGGCCCTCGGCGGCGACCGGCTGCAGGGCCACGTTCTGGGTTCCGCCACCACCGCCGCCACCGCCGCCCGAGCCGCCGCCGAGCACCACGCCGAGGGCGACGCCGAGTCCGACCACCACGGCCGCCGCTCCCAGCACCGGACCCTTCCGCCACCACGGCTTCCCGCCGCCCGAACCGCCGCCCGCCGCGGTCACCCGCCCACCGGAGGACGGCGGCCCCCCCGTTCCGCCGGAGGACGACGCCAGGCTCGCCCCACCGCTCGGCGGCGGCGCGCCGGACCCGGCCCCGGTCCCCGGCTCGCTGGGCGTCCGCGCCCCGCCCGCCGACAGCGGCCCGGACGGCGGGCCCGAGGGCTCCACCCCGCCAGGGCCGGACGGCGACGCAGCAGCCGCGCCCGCACCGAGCGCCCCGGTGGACGGCGGAACCACCTCGGTGGGCCGCCGCCCGCCCGACGGACCGTCACGCCCGGTTCCAGGACCGCTCCGCTGCGCATCCGGTGCCTTCGGCGCGGACCCCGCCACCTCGGTCGGATGCCCGGCCGGAGCCGGAGGCTCGACCGCCTCGGTCGGCTGCGCCATCGCCCCGGGCTTCACCACCTCCGTCGGCTGCGGCACCGCACCCGGTGCGACCACCTCCGTGGGTGGTCCGGCCGGGTCGGGCGGGACAGCGCCGGGCCGGACGACCTCGGTCGGCGGCCCGGCCGGGTTGTCGGTCTGCTCGGTCGGCGGCCCGGCCGTGCGTTCGGTCTGCTCCGTCGGCCGGTGGGCGGGCGGGGCACCGTCGTTCTCGTTCTCCGGTTCTTCGGGTTGCCGAGGTGTCGGCTGCTCAGCCACGGGACTGCCTCCCGGTCGGACTCCCCCGAGACCACACTGCGCATCCCCATTGTCCGCCCGGTCTCCGACGCCCGCCGCCCAACGCCGGATCGGCGCGCCGTCAGCGGTGCACGGCCGGGGGCAACTCGCCGTCCGCTGCCGCCTGTCGGAAGC
The DNA window shown above is from Streptomyces sp. TLI_171 and carries:
- a CDS encoding dihydrofolate reductase family protein → MSDLVLMMNVSIDGYFEGPGGDLGWQLVDDELHEHFNRRLAAASGFLDGRVTYELMAGFWPTADQDPAASPVVAEFARIWREMPKTVYSRTLQHAEWNTTIVRSVEKEEIIARKAAAPSGLVVGGAGLAAELRRLDLLDEYSIYVHPVVLGRGRPLFEPSDDRTDLVLAETRTFENGVALLRYLRR
- a CDS encoding DUF6777 domain-containing protein produces the protein MTAAGGGSGGGKPWWRKGPVLGAAAVVVGLGVALGVVLGGGSGGGGGGGGGTQNVALQPVAAEGQAPFTGSVANAAAPASPSPRTSAPAAGGSASAPTAGSPSASGGTVNGGQPGLYGGTRDVASCDVPKLSAYLTGNSDKAKAWAGVEGIDSSQIDSYLHGLTPVVLRQDTRVTNHGFTNGQANPYQAVLQSGTAVLVDSQGVPRVRCACGNPLLPPNGTGGAYSGAAWSSFNPDGVVTVQPAPAPVTEIVLVDQTGHQFGRPVGGGGSDGSASPSASGSGSSSGKTGSGTPSGGSSSAPSSGKPSGGSSGPSGSPASPGPGSAPASPASPASPAGGAGGGSAGAGSP